In Salvelinus namaycush isolate Seneca chromosome 15, SaNama_1.0, whole genome shotgun sequence, a genomic segment contains:
- the rab32b gene encoding LOW QUALITY PROTEIN: ras-related protein Rab-32 (The sequence of the model RefSeq protein was modified relative to this genomic sequence to represent the inferred CDS: deleted 2 bases in 2 codons) — MTISVCTECLFEVLVIGERGVGKTSFITRYVNMRFKEEYTASIGVDFALKTIEWDNKTVGHTMSRVYYKEDTGAFVVFDTTKMETLEAASQWKHDLDSKVRLACGSPVPAVLLANKCDQTEGNKELSSLMDNYCKEKGFLGWFETSAKDNPNVDEAGAFLMENMLRIDRGLSSRDNEKDRINTSQSKATFKCC, encoded by the exons ATGACCA TATCGGTTTGCACAGAGTGCTTGTTTGAAGTTTTGGTAATTGGAGAGAGGGGTGTT GGAAAAACGAGCTTTATCACGCGGTACGTTAACATGCGGTTCAAGGAGGAGTACACGGCATCGATTGGAGTGGACTTCGCGTTGAAAACAATCGAATGGGACAATAAAACAGTG GGACACACTATGTCCAGAGTATACTACAAGGAGGACACGGGGGCGTTTGTGGTCTTTGACACGACTAAGATGGAGACATTAGAGGCTGCCTCACAGTGGAAGCATGACCTAGATAGCAAAGTGAGACTGGCCTGTGGAAGCCCTGTCCCTGCTGTCCTGTTAGCCAACAAGTGTGACCAGACAGAGGGAAACAAGGAGCTGTCTTCCCTCATGGACAACTACTGT AAAGAGAAAGGCTTCCTGGGTTGGTTTGAGACGTCAGCAAAG GACAATCCCAATGTTGACGAGGCAGGAGCCTTCCTAATGGAGAACATGCTGCGGATTGACAGAGGGCTGTCCAGCAGAGACAACGAAAAGGACAGGATCAACACGAGCCAGTCCAAGGCAACATTTAAATGCTGCTAG